The nucleotide window gttgcccagggaggtgtttgaggccccatccctggagaaattcaaaGTAAGacttgacaaggccctgggcaacctgatctagttgggggtgtccctgctgagtgtggggaggttggactggatgacctttggaggttccttccagcctggaccattctatgattgactgagggagcagagagctgtgccCATGGGGATTGCTGGTCCCTCTCTTAACACCCCCACACACAATCTGGGGAGGATAAACCAGATTTGGTTAAAATTCCTCCCGTCTGACTTACCAGCTGGTACCTGAAGCAGCATTTCTCAAGCCTGGCTGAGATATTCCCAGTCTGCAATTTCACACCATCCTGGGTGGGTCTGATAGCCAGCACCTCTGcgtgctgcctggggaaggtGCTGCAAGACCCAAGGGGGTCTGCAAAtaattggcttttttttttttccccctgcagacaggaccaaaaaaaattattccaaagAAGCCTGAGCCATATTTCCCATAGGaagcaatgcaaaaaaaaaaaaaaaccaaaccaaccaaccaatacCTTCTTTtgcagttttggggtttttccctaTTTTTAAGCAGATTTGGGGCTTATTTTGGTTTGGTGCTTTTCTACCCCTCGGAAGAGAAATTAAGCTCTGGCAGGCAATGAGATGTGGTTTAGAGGCTGAAAGGAAACCAAGGTGATCTTCGACTGAAGGTGTCAAAGCTTTGCAGTGCCCCTGAGGCCCAGGCATGTGGTGTTCAAATACCATCTAGTGGCACTGGGCATGGTGTGGGAAATGGGGCACGGGTTGGGGGGGCAAGAGGGATAGCTATGGTGGACTGGGCAAAGCTGGGGTCATGGGGGGCACTTGGCTTATCTGGCTTTGCAACTAGACTGCAATCTTTGGAGGGAAATACCAACAAAGGAATGTTAAATGCTCTTAATACGGAGGTGAGGTGGGAGCAGTGACATGCAGGGCGTGAAACTGCTCACCTGAAGAGACCTGGGgggcagggcttggagcagagtagTGGTCTGTAGGGAAGCCCTTAGCATCACCTGGAACTGGGGATGTTGCCATTCCCTGCATGGGCTCTCCATGCACAGAGCAAGGCATCCCTGATCCTGCTTTTCTATCACCAAAAGACTTTTTTGGGTGGAAAAAGGCTCATCCAGGGAGGACAACCCTGAACAGGGTCAGCCAGCATCCCCTTCCTTCATGCTAGTAAGGTCCTTGGCATAGTGGGGCCACTCGTGCCAGCTGGGGGCAGGATGTGCACTGCAAAAAGGTGCCTGCAGTCCAAGTGGCTCCCCCCTTGCCACTCCCATGGGGCCCCTTTTTCCTGGGATTTCCCTTTCCTGGGATTACcaccctgccagctgctctccccacagccaggctggccgGCAGCCCTAGAAATCCTATTACCGAGTttcaggagaaataaaaagttAATCGTCTCCTTCGCCTGCCCGTCCTCTTCCTCACGGAGGTGCTGCACTCGGACCCTTGCAGCTAAGCCTGTGGACCCAaccctgggctggcaggagctgtggtgccaggggaggtcagcagctgctgctcagcagggtcAGAAGCGGAGAGGAggccaggacaggctggagggagctaTCCTGCTGGACACGGGCCCTGGAACCATGCCACTGCAGACCGAGATCCTGCGTGAGGTCTGGGCTACTGACAGgttggtgctggtgggcaggatGTGACCCGATGTGGGTAATAGGCTGGGCACCCCCATTAGGCTCCCATCTCCTCCAGTGCCTTTTTCTCCCATTGCCAGTTGAATTGTAGTTTAATGAGATGGTCTATCAGACTTCTTTTGCTGCAAGGGGGTGGCTGTGATGATGCTTACTGattcagagagaggaaaaatgtgCTTGTTAGAGAAGGGGGTCCCCAGATGAGTCTTATTGCTGTCGCTCTTGGTCAAGGTAAAGCCCTCCCTGGGTTTCCTGCTAGGAGAGAGGCTGTCAGTTGAGCTTAACCCTGTTGAAACAGGCCAAGCAGCTTCTGGAGCCAAATAAAAGGCTGACCTGTCCCACATCATCCCCAAAATTGGGGTGATGCTCAGCTAGAGGAGAGGGTCTTGCCCCccttccaggagctgcagagggctgaAAGCCCTCACCCCCTTTGCTTTCTGTACTCCACAGCCCCAGTGAGGAgccaggcagctcccagcagccaaAGCCCAAgcaggtgagaaaaaaaaaaatccttccattCCCCGTGCCCCCAACCCTTGCTGTGGGCTGTCCCCAAGGGTTGGGAACACTGGAGACCCTCAAACCCTGGCCCAACATCCAGTCCCGCTTGGGGCTGGACAAGTTGCTCTGTCAGGATGCTGCAGCCTTGGGGGTCATGAGATTTTGGGACCATCCTTCCAGAGCAGGTGGGTAGAGGAAATCCTAAAGCCCCTCTTGCTCCTTTGTGtatccttccaacccctccttcCATCACTTCAAAGTACCCTACGAGGTGGGTTCAATTCATAATTAACACTTTAATTAAGCCTCTCAGTTAAGCTGTGACTCACTTTCCCCGGGCTGTGACCCTAAAGACCAGATATCACCCCATTTTGTCACAGCCCTCGAGTGCTGCACAGTCTCAGAGAGGTCTCAGCAGTGGTTTCATTGACCACTCAGATTAACCAGCAGCCCCTCATCAAAGAGCTTCATTAAGTAATGGAGTGGATGTGTCACGTCATCATCCCCCACAGCTTCTTAAGGGATTGTAGAATGTGAAGGAGCTTTTCCATGTGAGCTGATGGCACAGAAGAAACCAGCCTGTTCTCAGCTCCCCCATGGACCCTTCATCCTTTTCCTGCCCAAATCTGCAGTGCTGAGATCCTCCTGGGATCCAACTGGACCCCCACTCTTCTTGCCAAACACCTTCatccaccatgctggggcttCCAGGAGGGACAAAAGCCATATGAAGAGGGAGGTGTTTAGTCAGGTGATGGGTGCCCCAATGAAAATGGGTTTGCTTAAATCGCTTCCTGAGGGCCCTGAGCTGACACTATCTCCCCAAATTCTCCTCTCTGGAGCCAAGTCCTTACCCACATGCTCCAGATTTGTTAAATCAGGGTTATTTATAGACCCAGCTAACCAGGATTAGGTGCTGTGCCTAATCCCAGGGCTCCTGCTGACCTCCATCGCAGCTCCTTGCATTTGACAGAGCCTTTTGCGGAGGtgagaggaggtggaggtgcagagccaggctgcctgcCTGTCCCAATGTTCCCTGTCCCAGCTCAGTTCCTCTGGGAATTCCCATTGGTGCCCAGGGTGTCTCTCAGCTGAGATTCCTACAGCACAGCATGGCTTGTCCCTGTGTGATGTCAGAGCAGTGCCAGTATTCAACCTCCTCTTCCCTGTGGCTGACACAGCTGTCTGGCCCAGCACTGGCACTCTCCTGTCCGACTGCTAACAGCCCTTTctgtttttccctccttctgccttccctgggGATTTGCCCCATGGTAAGTTGCTTGTTTGAAGGTGTGGGTCCCTGTCCATGGAGCAGGTCCCCAGAGTGGGTCCTTGTCCCTGGGTGCCTGCTCCCACAAGGCTATGTTTTGGAAAGGGAGCCAGTGCCATACATGGAGGAGTAGCCttgcaaagggaaaagggaTTCAAGGCCAGCTCTGTCTCCTCAGCACTGTCCATGAGGGCAGAAGGTGAAGAAGAAGcggcaggagccagcactggagcCTGAGGCCAAGCCCCGGCGGCCGCGAGTGAAGAAGCTGGATgaggcaggggctgcagaggagccCCATGCCCCAGCCCGGGGTAAGCCCAGACTCAGCCTCccaccctgcccagctgtgctggaaaTGGGAGGGGGGACGCACTGGTCCCCTATGGCCCCAATCTGAAACTGTGGTGCTCAGTTCTTGAAACCTGCAGGGGtgaagaagctgaggaagaagaaggaggagaagacagAGGAGGAGAGTGACAAGGGCCCCTACTGTAAACCCACCAAGGAGCCTCGGAAGAAGGAGAGCCCAGCCCCCTGCTTCCACATGGCCAAGGGGCCCAAGAAGCAACAAGGTGGGGGAGCAGCACCCACCCCTCTGTGGGCAGCTATGTATGGCACCCTGTGTCCCACTGCCCCACATCCCCATGCACCATATTCCACCAGTGCCATTGATGCTCTGCACATCCCTGAGGGCTTTTCAGTCAAGTCCCAGTTACTCATCCAAGAGGAAAGGTGATGTGGCAGGGAATCAGCATGCATGATGTTGAGTCAGGAGTGGGAACTGTGGAGAGGGGGAACACGACACTGTCCCTGGGAAAGTGGCAGTCAGCAGTGCCACAAGCTCCCTGGACATCTTTCCAGAGAaaataaagatcatagaatcagtcagggttggaagggaccacaaggatcatctagttcccaccctgctgccatgggcagggacaccttgcactagatcaggctggccagagcctcatccagcttggcctcaatcacttccctgggcaacccattccaggggctcaccactctcatggtgaagaacttcttcctcacgtccaacctgaatctacccacttacAGCTTTGttccgttccccctagtcctgtcactacctgataccctaaaaagtccctctccagctttcctgtagcctcctttcagatactggaaggccagatGGTGCTCGTCTGCCCCTGCCCGGGCTGCAGCCACGAGATGGCGATGCGGCTCCACACGCTGTGTCCCGCTCTGGACACGTCCAGATGCGCCGGGCACCCACGGTCTCAGAACCCCCGGCCGTGGTGGGACGGGTGCCCACACTGGCATGTACTGCCGAGGTTCACTGCTCACCAGCTAGGAGGTACAAAGCCATGATGTTGCTGATGCCATGGTGGTCATCTCTGGGCAGAGCCAGCTGAGGACTCCGAGGATGAGGAGGTGGAAGATGAGATGGAGACTAAAGACTCGTCAAAAAAGCTCAAGAAGAAGCTGCCCAAAGAGCCCACCTCGGGTGAGAACCGGGAGAAGAAGCTCAAGCCAAAGCGTGAGTGCCCAGGGGACAGGGATGGCTTGAGTCTGACTGATGTGGCTTCCATCTGTCCTTGTTGTCATGAGGGTTCCACCCATGTTCTGTCCCCATCACTGCCTCAAGAGGCTCAGGGAGCCGTGGGGCAATCACCCTCTTCCCCTGCAATGTCCACTTAGCTCACCCCTTCCTGGTCTCCCCACCCTGTTATCATCACCACCTGTTCCCATCCCCCTGTCTGGCTGCTCATCTGCTCCTCCATCCCAGCAGGAGACAAGAGTGACCCTGAAGGCAAAGCCAAATCTGCCAAAAGCACCAAGGAGTCCATGGCCATGTTCCAGGTgaacaaggagaagaaaagcaagaagaaaggtATGGGGCAAGCgatggggggggtgggggtggggggggtggtgtgtgCCAGCCAGTCCTGCTGCTCCATGGCATCACCCTGATCCAAAAGTACCCAATGCTGTGTGACCATGTCCCCTGTGTCCCACTGCAGCCATCACTGGCAGTGATGAGGAAGATGATTCTGACTCTAGCACCAAGCCCATCAGGTCAGAGAAGAAGAACCCAGTGTCCCTCTTCCAGACTGGaggggaccctcccagggaaaaGAAGACCAAAAAGAAAGGTATTAGCAATGTGGAGGACGGTGGGTGCTGGAGGGGCTTCTGGGGGTGCAGATGAGCCTGGCCATGGAGACCAATGGGATTTATGCTAGTCTCAGTTCTGGGGTACAGTGGAATCGggctcttccccccaccccatgtCCCTGCCTGTTTCTGCTCACAGCTCCTCCCAAAGCAGCCGACAGTGAGGAGGCGACTCCAGAGACCCCACAAAAGAACTCcaacaggaagggaaaaatgaagAAGTCAAAGAAGGTACAAAACCCCGTCAGAGCCATGGGGGTCCCTTCAGAGGGTAGCAGCCGCTCTTCTTCCCAGGGCAAGCCATGGGTCTGGGAGACCTACCACATCACTGTCCCCAAAgccaccagctgcagagccacaTCCCAGGGGGGactgggagctggggaaggagggaagctTCTGGCAGGTTTGGCTTTGGGGTCACCATCCCCTCTCATGCTGCAGGCAAAAGAGGAGAGGCCCCCGTCACCTGCCATCGAGGTGGACAACCTGGAGGAGTTTGTGCTGCAACCGGCACCACAGGGAGTGACCATCAAGTGCCGAGTGACTCGGGacaagaagggcatggaccgGGGGCTTTATCCCACCTACTACCTCCACTTGGATAATGACAAGAAGGTGAGCTGCGGTTGGGGTGCAGGGACCCCAGGGCTTCACACTCAAGCTGGGGAGCACTCTCAGGGTTTTGAGGGGATGCTTGCCTGTATCCCACCACGGTGGTGGGCTTTGGATGGGGCTGCTTCCTTCAGTTCCTCTTGGGAAATGTCCCATGTTCATGGTGCATGGCATGATGAGGGCTCAGACCCTCCTGCCCCATGGCTCGGCCAGTGTTTTGGGGATCATCTTCACTTCACGACTTCCACAAGATTGTGGCAGTGACCTGCTGGGCCAAGCCTTGTGCAGAGAGCACTGGGGGACACTGAGCTTGGGATAGCAATGATGATGACAACACCCAATTCCCACGAGGTTCCATTACCCTCCCAGGTGTTCCTCCTTGCCGGGAGGAAGCGTAAGAAGAGCAAAACCTCCAACTACCTCATCTCCATTGACCCCACTGACTTGTCACGGGGAGGAGAGAACTTCATTGGGAAGCTGAGGTAGGAGCAGAGGTCCACCTCATTTCAGTGGCACCCCATTTTGGTGGTACCCCATTCCTGCAGCACCCTCTATGGGTTGCTGGTTGCCCCATGAAATGGCTAGGTCAGACAGGAGGCTAAATTCAGCATTCCCTGCTGTGGATACCATCCGAAGAGTGCTGAGGggccaggaggagaaaacagGCTGGGCTGGTTCCTCCTGGCAGACAGGTCATGGCTAGAAACAGCACCCAGGAAGTCCCAGCCCActgcatggctggcagcagtgcagggatgCTGGAGGGTCCTCATCGTGGCAGCACCCTACAACATCCTCATTTAGGGGTGCCCAGAGTCCAAGCAaacagctaaagggtgggaggGACAGTGCTGATTGGGGGCTGCACATGGGGTTTGCATCTAGAGCAAAGCTGGGGCCATATGTGGAGTAGGGGTGGGACAGGAGGGGTCGGAGGGGACTTTGTGGCACCATCCATGGTCATCTCCCATACTTGGCTGCAGATCCAACCTGATGGGTACGAAGTTCACGGTGTTTGACAATGGTGCAAACCCTGACAGGGCCAATGCCAACTGGTCCAACGTGCGGCAGGAGCTCTCAGCCG belongs to Indicator indicator isolate 239-I01 chromosome 35, UM_Iind_1.1, whole genome shotgun sequence and includes:
- the TULP1 gene encoding tubby-related protein 1, producing the protein MAMFQVNKEKKSKKKAITGSDEEDDSDSSTKPIRSEKKNPVSLFQTGGDPPREKKTKKKAPPKAADSEEATPETPQKNSNRKGKMKKSKKVQNPERPPSPAIEVDNLEEFVLQPAPQGVTIKCRVTRDKKGMDRGLYPTYYLHLDNDKKVFLLAGRKRKKSKTSNYLISIDPTDLSRGGENFIGKLRSNLMGTKFTVFDNGANPDRANANWSNVRQELSAVVYETNVLGFKGPRKMTVIIPGMNSDNERVPIRPRNDNDGLLMRWQNRNMDNIIELHNKAPVWNDETQSYVLNFHGRVTHASVKNFQIVHDSDPDYIVMQFGRVADDAFTMDYNYPLCAVQAFAITLSSFDGKLACE